In a single window of the Elaeis guineensis isolate ETL-2024a chromosome 8, EG11, whole genome shotgun sequence genome:
- the LOC105050121 gene encoding LOW QUALITY PROTEIN: putative chloride channel-like protein CLC-g (The sequence of the model RefSeq protein was modified relative to this genomic sequence to represent the inferred CDS: inserted 1 base in 1 codon), protein MATMAHRAESNEEEEQREAMREPLLEHLHSINLRRHAPNSTSQVAIIGSNLCPIESLDYEMIENDLFNQDWRSRGRAAILQYISLKWTLCFLVGILAGAVGFFNNLAIENLAGIKFVAFSKLMLANKYWLAFGMFAASNLALLLSASTITSYISTAAAGSGIPEVKAYLNGVDAPDIFSLRTLVVKILGCITAVSSSLHVGKAGPMVHTGACIAALLGHGGSRKYHMTCKWLRYFKNDRDRRDLVTCGAAAGVAAAFRAPVGGVLFALESLSSWWRSALIWRAFFTTAVVAVVLQALISICNSGKCGLFGKGGXIMFDVTSDGITYHLVDLPPVILLGVIGGILGSLYNFLMLKVLRIYSLVNEKGSVYKLLLSAILSIFTSCCLFGLPWLASCRPCLKKDCSSIGHSSNYKQFQCPPMHYNDLASLIFTTNDDAIRNLYATGTNYELHQTSILLFFVASYILGILSYGVVAPFGLFVPIILTGAIYGRFVGMLTGSHSNLDHGLFAILGSASFLGGTMRMTVSMCVILLELTNNLLLLPLVMLVLLISKTVADSFNANIYDQILKLKGLPYLEGHAEPYMRQLTVSDVVTGPLQTFNGVERVGNIVHVLKTTGHHGFPVIDEPPFSSTPVLFGLILRAHLLVLLKKKDFLPTRSRSNVDASKMFVANDFAKRSSGKHDRIEDIELTAEEMEMFLDLHPFTNTSPYTVVETMSLAKALILFREVGLRHLLVVPKSSPRAPVVGILTRHDFMPEHILGLHPYLMRSRWKRLRIRMSTFKKYFRGFLMWACT, encoded by the exons atggCGACCATGGCTCACAGAGCGGAGTCGAACGAAGAGGAGGAGCAGAGGGAGGCAATGAGGGAGCCTCTTTTGGAGCATCTCCACTCCATCAATCTCCGCCGCCACGCCCCCAACAGCACCTCCCAAGTGGCCATCATTGGCTCCAACCTATGCCCCATCGAGAGCCTCGACTACGA GATGATCGAGAATGACCTCTTCAACCAAGATTGGAGAAGCCGCGGGCGGGCCGCCATCCTCCAGTACATCTCCCTCAAGTGGACACTCTGTTTTCTCGTCGGTATCCTCGCCGGCGCCGTCGGTTTCTTCAACAACCTCGCCATCGAGAACCTTGCAGGCATCAAGTTCGTCGCCTTCTCCAAACTGATGCTGGCCAACAA GTATTGGCTGGCGTTCGGGATGTTTGCTGCTTCGAATTTGGCTCTTTTATTGTCTGCATCGACGATTACGTCGTACATTTCGACGGCTGCCGCGGGATCGGGAATACCGGAGGTGAAAGCTTACTTGAATGGTGTGGATGCTCCTGATATCTTCTCTCTGCGTACCCTCGTCGTCAAG ATTCTAGGTTGCATTACTGCTGTATCATCATCCCTCCATGTGGGAAAGGCAGGCCCCATGGTACACACGGGTGCATGCATTGCAGCTTTACTTGGACATGGTGGGTCTCGTAAGTACCACATGACATGCAAATGGCTGCGGTACTTCAAAAACGATAGAGATAGACGCGACCTTGTAACCTGTGGTGCTGCTGCTGGAGTTGCTGCTGCTTTCCGTGCCCCTGTTGGTGGTGTTCTCTTTGCTCTTGAATCACTGTCATCATG GTGGAGAAGTGCCTTAATCTGGAGAGCATTCTTCACAACTGCAGTAGTTGCTGTAGTGCTTCAGGCACTAATTAGCATTTGTAATAGTGGAAAGTGTGGCTTGTTTGGCAAGGGGG TAATAATGTTTGATGTTACTTCAGATGGTATTACCTATCACCTCGTGGACTTACCTCCAGTGATCCTTCTTGGTGTTATTGGAGGAATACTGGGAAGTCTCTACAACTTCCTGATGTTGAAAGTTCTTCGAATATATAGTCTTGTTAATGA gaAAGGTTCTGTCTACAAGTTGCTTCTTTCTGCCATTTTGTCCATATTCACATCTTGTTGTCTATTTGGGTTACCATGGCTTGCATCTTGCAGGCCTTGCCTTAAGAAAGATTGCTCTTCCATAGGTCACTCCAGCAATTATAAGCAGTTTCAATGCCCTCCCATGCACTACAATGATCTGGCTAGCTTAATTTTTACCACCAACGATGATGCTATCAGAAATCTCTATGCCACTGGCACAAATTATGAGTTGCACCAGACATCAATCTTGTTGTTCTTTGTTGCCTCCTACATTCTTGGCATCTTAAGCTATGGTGTTGTGGCTCCTTTTGGTCTTTTTGTGCCCATTATCTTGACGGGTGCGATCTATGGACGTTTTGTCGGCATGCTGACGGGTTCACACTCAAATCTAGACCACGGCCTCTTTGCTATCCTTGGGTCTGCTTCCTTTTTAGGTGGAACAATGAGGATGACTGTGTCCATGTGTGTTATTCTCCTTGAACTTACCAACAATCTCTTATTGCTTCCTCTGGTTATGTTGGTTCTGCTAATATCCAAAACAGTGGCAGACTCTTTCAATGCCAATATCTATGATCAGATTCTTAAATTGAAGGGGCTTCCTTATCTTGAAGGTCATGCAGAACCTTACATGAGGCAACTCACAGTCAGTGATGTGGTTACCGGTCCTTTGCAAACCTTTAATGGTGTAGAGAGAGTCGGAAACATAGTCCATGTTTTAAAGACTACAGGTCATCATGGTTTCCCTGTGATAGATGAACCTCCATTCTCCTCTACTCCTGTGCTGTTCGGCCTAATCCTTCGGGCACACCTCCTAGTTTTGTTGAAGAAGAAGGATTTTCTGCCAACTCGTTCACGCTCCAATGTTGATGCATCAAAGATGTTTGTGGCTAATGACTTTGCAAAGCGTAGCTCAGGCAAACATGATCGCATTGAGGATATAGAACTGACTGCAGAAGAGATGGAGATGTTCCTTGATTTGCATCCATTTACAAACACATCACCTTATACTGTGGTGGAGACAATGTCATTGGCCAAAGCTCTCATACTGTTCCGAGAAGTTGGCTTAAGGCATCTCCTGGTTGTGCCAAAGTCCTCTCCT AGGGCGCCAGTGGTAGGCATACTTACCAGACATGATTTTATGCCTGAGCATATATTGGGATTGCATCCTTACCTGATGCGCAGCAGATGGAAGAGATTACGAATCAGGATGTCGACTTTCAAGAAATATTTCAGGGGTTTTCTGATGTGGGCTTGCACTTAG
- the LOC105050122 gene encoding calmodulin-binding receptor-like cytoplasmic kinase 3 isoform X3, producing MARFILPLLILVQLPWSSLCGSPPTLSAVCGLDHVAYSKSSDGYYLSINLQRMVDPVFICEVLESYFKSGCLLCDSRVESWRRIGEEYCNQDFTVPVDVNCNPTAVDLLRKAGRKILLQSSANASKFEQLSSKSQSLENELDLKYFSASDNFPLAVPGMFLLCCAFMCPCFHAKRREAIENNVLDRHLNSTADSISSVEVSSASEKIPATPLRVPPSPSRFSLSPQLTRIGSVHLSINQIIKATRNFSPSLKLGEGGFGAVYKAVLPDGQVVAIKRAKKEEIPALRDEFSNEVELLAKIEHRNLVRLLGYTDKGNERIIITEYVPNGTLREHLDGQHGKILDFNQRLEIAIDVAHALTYLHLYAEKTIIHRDVKSSNILLTESYRAKVSDFGFARTGPTDTEKTHISTKVKGTAGYLDPEYLRTYQLTPKSDVFSFGILLIEILSGRRPVELRRQTDERITVRWAFKKYNEGNLRDILDPLLDEVIDEQVLGKILSLAFQCAAPTRADRPDMKEVGEQLWEIRKEFGKSLRRV from the exons ATGGCTCGTTTTATTCTGCCTCTGTTGATCCTGGTGCAACTGCCTTGGTCTTCGCTTTGTGGATCGCCGCCGACCCTTTCGGCGGTTTGTGGATTGGATCATGTTGCCTATTCGAAGTCATCGGATGGTTATTACCTTTCGATTAATCTGCAGAGGATGGTGGACCCTGTTTTCATATGTGAAGTACTGGAATCCTACTTCAAGAGTGGGTGCTTGTTGTGTGACTCCCGGGTGGAATCATGGAGAAGAATTGGTGAGGAGTACTGTAATCAGGACTTCACTGTACCAGTTGATGTGAACTGCAATCCTACTGCTG TGGACTTACTTCGAAAGGCAGGGAGAAAAATTTTGCTGCAGTCATCAGCAAATGCTTCCAAGTTTGAGCAGTTGAGCAGCAAGAGTCAGTCACTGGAAAATGAGCTAGATCTGAAGTATTTTTCAGCTTCGGACAATTTTCCTCTGGCTGTACCAGGAATGTTCCTTCTTTGTTGTGCTTTTATGTGCCCATGCTTTCATGCAAAGAGAAGAGAAGCAATAGAAAATAATGTTCTAGACAGACATCTGAATTCAA CAGCGGATTCAATTTCATCTGTAGAAGTAAGCTCAGCCTCTGAAAAAATCCCAGCAACTCCACTCAGAGTACCTCCTAGCCCATCTCGATTCTCATTGTCTCCACAATTGACTAGAATTGGTTCTGTACATCTCAGCATCAATCAGATTATCAAAGCTACTCGGAACTTCTCTCCTTCATTAAAGTTAGGCGAAGGAGGATTTGGAGCTGTATACAAGGCTGTGCTGCCAGATGGTCAGGTTGTTGCTATTAAGCGAGCAAAGAAG GAAGAAATTCCAGCACTACGAGATGAATTTAGTAATGAGGTTGAACTGCTTGCGAAAATCGAGCATAGAAACTTAGTCAGGTTACTTGGTTACACTGACAAAGGAAATGAACGTATTATCATTACCGAATATGTTCCGAATGGTACTCTCAGGGAGCATCTGGATG GTCAGCATGGAAAGATTCTGGACTTCAACCAACGATTAGAAATAGCTATCGATGTTGCTCATGCCTTGACTTATCTCCATCTATATGCAG AAAAGACCATAATTCACCGAGATGTAAAGTCATCTAACATTCTGCTGACGGAAAGCTATAGAGCCAAGGTGTCTGACTTTGGGTTTGCAAGAACTGGCCCAACGGACACAGAGAAGACTCACATATCGACCAAAGTGAAAGGAACAGCTGGATACCTTGACCCGGAGTACCTGAGGACCTATCAACTCACACCCAAGAGTGATGTCTTTTCCTTTGGAATATTGCTCATAGAAATTCTCTCTGGAAGGCGTCCAGTAGAACTCAGGAGACAAACAGATGAAAGAATTACTGTCAGATGG GCTTTTAAGAAATATAATGAGGGCAATTTGAGGGACATTTTGGATCCTTTGCTGGACGAAGTTATAGATGAGCAGGTGCTTGGAAAGATTCTCAGTTTGGCATTCCAGTGCGCTGCTCCTACACGTGCTGATCGACCGGACATGAAAGAAGTTGGAGAACAGCTATGGGAGATAAGAAAAGAGTTTGGGAAGAGCCTCAGGAGAGTGTAA
- the LOC105050122 gene encoding calmodulin-binding receptor-like cytoplasmic kinase 3 isoform X4, whose product MARFILPLLILVQLPWSSLCGSPPTLSAVCGLDHVAYSKSSDGYYLSINLQRMVDPVFICEVLESYFKSGCLLCDSRVESWRRIGEEYCNQDFTVPVDVNCNPTAVDLLRKAGRKILLQSSANASKFEQLSSKSQSLENELDLKYFSASDNFPLAVPGMFLLCCAFMCPCFHAKRREAIENNVLDRHLNSTDSISSVEVSSASEKIPATPLRVPPSPSRFSLSPQLTRIGSVHLSINQIIKATRNFSPSLKLGEGGFGAVYKAVLPDGQVVAIKRAKKEEIPALRDEFSNEVELLAKIEHRNLVRLLGYTDKGNERIIITEYVPNGTLREHLDGQHGKILDFNQRLEIAIDVAHALTYLHLYAEKTIIHRDVKSSNILLTESYRAKVSDFGFARTGPTDTEKTHISTKVKGTAGYLDPEYLRTYQLTPKSDVFSFGILLIEILSGRRPVELRRQTDERITVRWAFKKYNEGNLRDILDPLLDEVIDEQVLGKILSLAFQCAAPTRADRPDMKEVGEQLWEIRKEFGKSLRRV is encoded by the exons ATGGCTCGTTTTATTCTGCCTCTGTTGATCCTGGTGCAACTGCCTTGGTCTTCGCTTTGTGGATCGCCGCCGACCCTTTCGGCGGTTTGTGGATTGGATCATGTTGCCTATTCGAAGTCATCGGATGGTTATTACCTTTCGATTAATCTGCAGAGGATGGTGGACCCTGTTTTCATATGTGAAGTACTGGAATCCTACTTCAAGAGTGGGTGCTTGTTGTGTGACTCCCGGGTGGAATCATGGAGAAGAATTGGTGAGGAGTACTGTAATCAGGACTTCACTGTACCAGTTGATGTGAACTGCAATCCTACTGCTG TGGACTTACTTCGAAAGGCAGGGAGAAAAATTTTGCTGCAGTCATCAGCAAATGCTTCCAAGTTTGAGCAGTTGAGCAGCAAGAGTCAGTCACTGGAAAATGAGCTAGATCTGAAGTATTTTTCAGCTTCGGACAATTTTCCTCTGGCTGTACCAGGAATGTTCCTTCTTTGTTGTGCTTTTATGTGCCCATGCTTTCATGCAAAGAGAAGAGAAGCAATAGAAAATAATGTTCTAGACAGACATCTGAATTCAA CGGATTCAATTTCATCTGTAGAAGTAAGCTCAGCCTCTGAAAAAATCCCAGCAACTCCACTCAGAGTACCTCCTAGCCCATCTCGATTCTCATTGTCTCCACAATTGACTAGAATTGGTTCTGTACATCTCAGCATCAATCAGATTATCAAAGCTACTCGGAACTTCTCTCCTTCATTAAAGTTAGGCGAAGGAGGATTTGGAGCTGTATACAAGGCTGTGCTGCCAGATGGTCAGGTTGTTGCTATTAAGCGAGCAAAGAAG GAAGAAATTCCAGCACTACGAGATGAATTTAGTAATGAGGTTGAACTGCTTGCGAAAATCGAGCATAGAAACTTAGTCAGGTTACTTGGTTACACTGACAAAGGAAATGAACGTATTATCATTACCGAATATGTTCCGAATGGTACTCTCAGGGAGCATCTGGATG GTCAGCATGGAAAGATTCTGGACTTCAACCAACGATTAGAAATAGCTATCGATGTTGCTCATGCCTTGACTTATCTCCATCTATATGCAG AAAAGACCATAATTCACCGAGATGTAAAGTCATCTAACATTCTGCTGACGGAAAGCTATAGAGCCAAGGTGTCTGACTTTGGGTTTGCAAGAACTGGCCCAACGGACACAGAGAAGACTCACATATCGACCAAAGTGAAAGGAACAGCTGGATACCTTGACCCGGAGTACCTGAGGACCTATCAACTCACACCCAAGAGTGATGTCTTTTCCTTTGGAATATTGCTCATAGAAATTCTCTCTGGAAGGCGTCCAGTAGAACTCAGGAGACAAACAGATGAAAGAATTACTGTCAGATGG GCTTTTAAGAAATATAATGAGGGCAATTTGAGGGACATTTTGGATCCTTTGCTGGACGAAGTTATAGATGAGCAGGTGCTTGGAAAGATTCTCAGTTTGGCATTCCAGTGCGCTGCTCCTACACGTGCTGATCGACCGGACATGAAAGAAGTTGGAGAACAGCTATGGGAGATAAGAAAAGAGTTTGGGAAGAGCCTCAGGAGAGTGTAA
- the LOC105050122 gene encoding calmodulin-binding receptor-like cytoplasmic kinase 3 isoform X1: protein MARFILPLLILVQLPWSSLCGSPPTLSAVCGLDHVAYSKSSDGYYLSINLQRMVDPVFICEVLESYFKSGCLLCDSRVESWRRIGEEYCNQDFTVPVDVNCNPTAVDLLRKAGRKILLQSSANASKFEQLSSKSQSLENELDLKYFSASDNFPLAVPGMFLLCCAFMCPCFHAKRREAIENNVLDRHLNSTADSISSVEVSSASEKIPATPLRVPPSPSRFSLSPQLTRIGSVHLSINQIIKATRNFSPSLKLGEGGFGAVYKAVLPDGQVVAIKRAKKIFEQEEIPALRDEFSNEVELLAKIEHRNLVRLLGYTDKGNERIIITEYVPNGTLREHLDGQHGKILDFNQRLEIAIDVAHALTYLHLYAEKTIIHRDVKSSNILLTESYRAKVSDFGFARTGPTDTEKTHISTKVKGTAGYLDPEYLRTYQLTPKSDVFSFGILLIEILSGRRPVELRRQTDERITVRWAFKKYNEGNLRDILDPLLDEVIDEQVLGKILSLAFQCAAPTRADRPDMKEVGEQLWEIRKEFGKSLRRV from the exons ATGGCTCGTTTTATTCTGCCTCTGTTGATCCTGGTGCAACTGCCTTGGTCTTCGCTTTGTGGATCGCCGCCGACCCTTTCGGCGGTTTGTGGATTGGATCATGTTGCCTATTCGAAGTCATCGGATGGTTATTACCTTTCGATTAATCTGCAGAGGATGGTGGACCCTGTTTTCATATGTGAAGTACTGGAATCCTACTTCAAGAGTGGGTGCTTGTTGTGTGACTCCCGGGTGGAATCATGGAGAAGAATTGGTGAGGAGTACTGTAATCAGGACTTCACTGTACCAGTTGATGTGAACTGCAATCCTACTGCTG TGGACTTACTTCGAAAGGCAGGGAGAAAAATTTTGCTGCAGTCATCAGCAAATGCTTCCAAGTTTGAGCAGTTGAGCAGCAAGAGTCAGTCACTGGAAAATGAGCTAGATCTGAAGTATTTTTCAGCTTCGGACAATTTTCCTCTGGCTGTACCAGGAATGTTCCTTCTTTGTTGTGCTTTTATGTGCCCATGCTTTCATGCAAAGAGAAGAGAAGCAATAGAAAATAATGTTCTAGACAGACATCTGAATTCAA CAGCGGATTCAATTTCATCTGTAGAAGTAAGCTCAGCCTCTGAAAAAATCCCAGCAACTCCACTCAGAGTACCTCCTAGCCCATCTCGATTCTCATTGTCTCCACAATTGACTAGAATTGGTTCTGTACATCTCAGCATCAATCAGATTATCAAAGCTACTCGGAACTTCTCTCCTTCATTAAAGTTAGGCGAAGGAGGATTTGGAGCTGTATACAAGGCTGTGCTGCCAGATGGTCAGGTTGTTGCTATTAAGCGAGCAAAGAAG ATTTTTGAGCAGGAAGAAATTCCAGCACTACGAGATGAATTTAGTAATGAGGTTGAACTGCTTGCGAAAATCGAGCATAGAAACTTAGTCAGGTTACTTGGTTACACTGACAAAGGAAATGAACGTATTATCATTACCGAATATGTTCCGAATGGTACTCTCAGGGAGCATCTGGATG GTCAGCATGGAAAGATTCTGGACTTCAACCAACGATTAGAAATAGCTATCGATGTTGCTCATGCCTTGACTTATCTCCATCTATATGCAG AAAAGACCATAATTCACCGAGATGTAAAGTCATCTAACATTCTGCTGACGGAAAGCTATAGAGCCAAGGTGTCTGACTTTGGGTTTGCAAGAACTGGCCCAACGGACACAGAGAAGACTCACATATCGACCAAAGTGAAAGGAACAGCTGGATACCTTGACCCGGAGTACCTGAGGACCTATCAACTCACACCCAAGAGTGATGTCTTTTCCTTTGGAATATTGCTCATAGAAATTCTCTCTGGAAGGCGTCCAGTAGAACTCAGGAGACAAACAGATGAAAGAATTACTGTCAGATGG GCTTTTAAGAAATATAATGAGGGCAATTTGAGGGACATTTTGGATCCTTTGCTGGACGAAGTTATAGATGAGCAGGTGCTTGGAAAGATTCTCAGTTTGGCATTCCAGTGCGCTGCTCCTACACGTGCTGATCGACCGGACATGAAAGAAGTTGGAGAACAGCTATGGGAGATAAGAAAAGAGTTTGGGAAGAGCCTCAGGAGAGTGTAA
- the LOC105050122 gene encoding calmodulin-binding receptor-like cytoplasmic kinase 3 isoform X2 → MARFILPLLILVQLPWSSLCGSPPTLSAVCGLDHVAYSKSSDGYYLSINLQRMVDPVFICEVLESYFKSGCLLCDSRVESWRRIGEEYCNQDFTVPVDVNCNPTAVDLLRKAGRKILLQSSANASKFEQLSSKSQSLENELDLKYFSASDNFPLAVPGMFLLCCAFMCPCFHAKRREAIENNVLDRHLNSTDSISSVEVSSASEKIPATPLRVPPSPSRFSLSPQLTRIGSVHLSINQIIKATRNFSPSLKLGEGGFGAVYKAVLPDGQVVAIKRAKKIFEQEEIPALRDEFSNEVELLAKIEHRNLVRLLGYTDKGNERIIITEYVPNGTLREHLDGQHGKILDFNQRLEIAIDVAHALTYLHLYAEKTIIHRDVKSSNILLTESYRAKVSDFGFARTGPTDTEKTHISTKVKGTAGYLDPEYLRTYQLTPKSDVFSFGILLIEILSGRRPVELRRQTDERITVRWAFKKYNEGNLRDILDPLLDEVIDEQVLGKILSLAFQCAAPTRADRPDMKEVGEQLWEIRKEFGKSLRRV, encoded by the exons ATGGCTCGTTTTATTCTGCCTCTGTTGATCCTGGTGCAACTGCCTTGGTCTTCGCTTTGTGGATCGCCGCCGACCCTTTCGGCGGTTTGTGGATTGGATCATGTTGCCTATTCGAAGTCATCGGATGGTTATTACCTTTCGATTAATCTGCAGAGGATGGTGGACCCTGTTTTCATATGTGAAGTACTGGAATCCTACTTCAAGAGTGGGTGCTTGTTGTGTGACTCCCGGGTGGAATCATGGAGAAGAATTGGTGAGGAGTACTGTAATCAGGACTTCACTGTACCAGTTGATGTGAACTGCAATCCTACTGCTG TGGACTTACTTCGAAAGGCAGGGAGAAAAATTTTGCTGCAGTCATCAGCAAATGCTTCCAAGTTTGAGCAGTTGAGCAGCAAGAGTCAGTCACTGGAAAATGAGCTAGATCTGAAGTATTTTTCAGCTTCGGACAATTTTCCTCTGGCTGTACCAGGAATGTTCCTTCTTTGTTGTGCTTTTATGTGCCCATGCTTTCATGCAAAGAGAAGAGAAGCAATAGAAAATAATGTTCTAGACAGACATCTGAATTCAA CGGATTCAATTTCATCTGTAGAAGTAAGCTCAGCCTCTGAAAAAATCCCAGCAACTCCACTCAGAGTACCTCCTAGCCCATCTCGATTCTCATTGTCTCCACAATTGACTAGAATTGGTTCTGTACATCTCAGCATCAATCAGATTATCAAAGCTACTCGGAACTTCTCTCCTTCATTAAAGTTAGGCGAAGGAGGATTTGGAGCTGTATACAAGGCTGTGCTGCCAGATGGTCAGGTTGTTGCTATTAAGCGAGCAAAGAAG ATTTTTGAGCAGGAAGAAATTCCAGCACTACGAGATGAATTTAGTAATGAGGTTGAACTGCTTGCGAAAATCGAGCATAGAAACTTAGTCAGGTTACTTGGTTACACTGACAAAGGAAATGAACGTATTATCATTACCGAATATGTTCCGAATGGTACTCTCAGGGAGCATCTGGATG GTCAGCATGGAAAGATTCTGGACTTCAACCAACGATTAGAAATAGCTATCGATGTTGCTCATGCCTTGACTTATCTCCATCTATATGCAG AAAAGACCATAATTCACCGAGATGTAAAGTCATCTAACATTCTGCTGACGGAAAGCTATAGAGCCAAGGTGTCTGACTTTGGGTTTGCAAGAACTGGCCCAACGGACACAGAGAAGACTCACATATCGACCAAAGTGAAAGGAACAGCTGGATACCTTGACCCGGAGTACCTGAGGACCTATCAACTCACACCCAAGAGTGATGTCTTTTCCTTTGGAATATTGCTCATAGAAATTCTCTCTGGAAGGCGTCCAGTAGAACTCAGGAGACAAACAGATGAAAGAATTACTGTCAGATGG GCTTTTAAGAAATATAATGAGGGCAATTTGAGGGACATTTTGGATCCTTTGCTGGACGAAGTTATAGATGAGCAGGTGCTTGGAAAGATTCTCAGTTTGGCATTCCAGTGCGCTGCTCCTACACGTGCTGATCGACCGGACATGAAAGAAGTTGGAGAACAGCTATGGGAGATAAGAAAAGAGTTTGGGAAGAGCCTCAGGAGAGTGTAA
- the LOC114914427 gene encoding uncharacterized protein, producing the protein MPHVEPYNGSTDPIDHLESYKALMTIQGATDALFCISFPATLRKAARAWYSDLRSGSIHSFGQLEHSFVAHFSTSRKPPRTSDSLFSLKQGENETLRHFVVQFNTATLEVRDLNEDMAISAMKRRLRESRFTYSLDKTLPRTYAELLERAYKYMRADEGSSDRRSTEFKGLKEKRRKGRDPAEPSRPSTDGRVSPPRRNQKSPRRRTPKPTRPRYDSYTPLSAPRVQILMEIKGKEYLRRPLPLKAKGLDQRKYCRFHRGHGHNTEQCIQLKDEIEALIRRGYLDKFRRNPPTRSVADRRPPPTEEATTNQPMVGVINMISKRLGPRTSAEGEPMKKLRPDDVITFTEEDVRGIQTLHDNAVVISATIANYDVKKNFVDNGSSTNILFYSTFSRMRLSTDRLERVSTPLIGFAGDAVSMEGEVTLPVTVGFEPR; encoded by the coding sequence atgccacacgtggagccatacaacggctccaccgacccgatcgaccacctggagagctataaagctctcatgacgattcagggggcaaccgacgctctcttttgcatcagcttccccgccacactccgcaaagctgccagggcctggtactccgatcttcgatcaggaagtatccactccttcgggcagctcgagcactccttcgtggctcacttcagcaccagtcggaagccgccgcgcacgtcggacagccttttctctctcaagcagggagaaaatgagacgctccgacacttcgtggtgcaattcaatacggccacgcttgaggtccgggacctcaacgaagacatggctatctcagccatgaaacggagGCTGAGGgagtcccgattcacctactccctggacaagaccctcccccgtacatatgccgaattgctggagcgcgcgtacaagtatatgcgcgcggatgaaggatCCTCCGACCGGCGCTCAACCGAGTTCAAGGGTCTGAAggaaaagcgaaggaagggtcgggacccagcCGAACCTAGCAGGCCCTCGACTGATGGTCGGGTCTCGCCCCCGCGACGAAACCAAAAGTCGCCCCGACGGCGGACTCCAAAGCCGacgcgccccaggtatgactcttacactcctctctccgctccccgtgtgcagattttgatggagatcaaggggaaagagtacctgcgacggcctctgcctctgaaggcaaaaggcctcgaccagcggaagtactgccgattccaccggggccacggccacaataccgagcaatgcatccagcttaaggatgagatcgaagctctcatccgccgagggtatctcgataaatttcggaggaacccgccgactcgatctgtggccgaccgacgacccccgccgactgaggaagcgaccaccaatcagccgatggtcggagtcatcaatatgatttccaaacgactcggCCCAAGGACGTCTGCTGAAGGGGAGCCCATGAAGAAGctacgcccggacgacgtgattacttttacagaagaagacgttcggggcatccaaactctccaCGACAACGCTGTTGTtatttcggcaacaatagcaaactatgatgtaaaaaaaaattttgtagataatggaagttcgacaaatattttgttttactcgaccttctcccggatgcgactgtctACCGACCGACTCGAGAGGgtctctacgcccttgataggctttgccGGGGATGCCGTCTCAATGGAAGGTGaagttaccctgcccgtgacggtcggcttcgaaccacgataa